In Syntrophomonas wolfei subsp. wolfei str. Goettingen G311, a single window of DNA contains:
- a CDS encoding peptidase MA family metallohydrolase produces MWGIKSLDAGKGLILLLLLVLLITLLMNRYGYSIMRVMVGQEVKLKTAGFEKMQSEHFDIRYTAQDSVYIEMIAQVSEEAYSAVVERLGREPDKKTIVVVYPDTASLAGSIGWNRNESAMGVYWAGSIRILSPGEWIKGAELEKQFKQEGPMVHEFTHLMVDEITKGNYNRWWTEGIAQYLEKKITGFEFADPFAQGKEFKYYELLTLEQKFDEIDQQIAYWESLQAVQYIVDIYGEEKLFMVLEEQGKGSRLNTALEISLGTSYQEFEQGFYQYLRKK; encoded by the coding sequence ATGTGGGGAATAAAGTCGCTTGATGCTGGCAAAGGTCTTATTTTACTTCTCCTGCTGGTCTTGCTGATTACGCTGCTGATGAATAGGTATGGCTATAGCATCATGCGCGTAATGGTAGGACAAGAAGTCAAGTTAAAGACCGCCGGTTTTGAAAAGATGCAAAGCGAACATTTTGATATCAGATATACGGCCCAAGATAGTGTTTATATAGAAATGATTGCTCAGGTATCAGAAGAAGCCTATTCAGCAGTGGTAGAAAGACTTGGACGGGAACCAGACAAGAAAACCATAGTGGTGGTTTATCCTGATACCGCTAGCCTGGCTGGCAGTATTGGCTGGAACCGGAATGAAAGTGCCATGGGAGTATACTGGGCAGGTTCCATCCGTATCCTGTCACCGGGTGAATGGATAAAAGGCGCTGAACTGGAGAAGCAGTTTAAACAGGAAGGACCTATGGTACACGAGTTTACCCACCTGATGGTTGACGAAATTACGAAGGGGAACTATAATCGCTGGTGGACAGAAGGAATTGCCCAGTATTTAGAGAAGAAGATTACAGGCTTTGAGTTTGCTGATCCTTTTGCCCAGGGGAAAGAATTTAAGTATTACGAACTTTTGACCCTGGAGCAAAAATTTGATGAAATTGATCAACAGATTGCTTATTGGGAATCTTTACAGGCAGTACAGTATATAGTTGATATATATGGGGAAGAAAAGCTGTTTATGGTATTGGAGGAGCAAGGAAAAGGGAGCAGGCTGAACACGGCTCTGGAAATTAGCCTGGGAACAAGCTATCAGGAATTTGAGCAAGGATTTTACCAGTACTTGCGAAAGAAATAA
- the trxB gene encoding thioredoxin-disulfide reductase, with translation MYDVVIIGSGPAGLTAAIYTSRAKLKTLVLESSVFGGNAALIDHIDNYPGFPFGVSGADLMENFRLQAERFGAELRMEEVMDLKNASGAIKTVVTNMQEYQTKSVIIAMGAKRRELEVDGEKEYLGRGVSYCATCDGAFFQGTTVAVVGGGDSAVKEALYLTGIASKVYLIHRREGFRANQTALEKMMNNEKIELKLNRVVKRVEGDALMKSLLLKNLKTGEEERLEVEGLFVSIGLVARTELFGGMLESREGYIVTSDNMMSSIPGIFAAGDVRAKKERQVATAVGEGALAGIAVSEYLQE, from the coding sequence ATGTATGATGTGGTGATAATTGGCAGCGGCCCCGCCGGTTTAACGGCAGCCATTTATACCAGCCGGGCCAAATTAAAAACCCTGGTATTGGAATCATCGGTCTTTGGCGGCAATGCGGCCTTGATTGATCATATTGATAATTATCCAGGATTTCCCTTTGGCGTAAGTGGGGCAGATTTAATGGAGAACTTTCGGCTTCAGGCGGAAAGATTCGGGGCTGAACTCCGCATGGAGGAAGTTATGGATTTGAAAAATGCGTCTGGAGCAATAAAAACAGTGGTAACAAATATGCAAGAATACCAGACCAAAAGCGTAATCATAGCTATGGGGGCGAAGCGCCGGGAACTGGAGGTAGACGGAGAGAAGGAATACTTGGGGCGCGGCGTTTCTTACTGTGCCACCTGCGATGGAGCTTTTTTTCAAGGGACTACGGTAGCAGTTGTCGGGGGCGGAGACTCGGCAGTAAAAGAAGCACTCTATCTGACCGGAATTGCCTCCAAGGTTTATCTTATTCACCGTAGAGAAGGTTTTAGAGCGAACCAGACTGCCCTGGAGAAAATGATGAATAACGAGAAGATAGAACTCAAATTAAACCGGGTAGTAAAACGGGTAGAAGGTGATGCCCTGATGAAAAGCCTGCTGCTGAAGAACCTAAAAACCGGGGAAGAGGAAAGGCTGGAGGTAGAAGGGCTTTTCGTTAGTATAGGACTGGTAGCGAGAACTGAACTGTTTGGCGGCATGCTGGAGAGCAGGGAGGGGTACATCGTAACCAGTGATAATATGATGAGCTCTATACCCGGAATTTTTGCCGCAGGTGATGTGCGCGCCAAAAAGGAACGGCAGGTGGCAACTGCTGTTGGGGAAGGAGCTTTGGCAGGAATAGCCGTAAGCGAGTATTTGCAGGAATAG
- a CDS encoding M23 family metallopeptidase yields the protein MLNLLQQHRRYTPLGLILGGLIFLFVMSSLGVQMPAYSVFIDQQEKFQTDDPEAVNLALQRIIAQERKRCQQDIDLVNQVEIEKVFAKRENIIPAEEVEKELRKNLQFESLATSIVVDGKAVASVKSRELAEKILNNLKREYSWLDEGEELLEVTFAEKVELRDTKVPSQEIIEPPQAYQLIKIGTNNPEKYLVKEGDSLWLIARRNDMYVNDIVVANNLNSDKLSLGQELLLVKSKPYITVMTQVKGERVEAIPFQTKVVVDTSAGTSVRVKQEGKNGEKQVVYQATKLNGVLQEKDVKNEKILREAVDKIIVKGNRVVRIASRSGSGNLEWPTYGPITQYYKGKGHTGLDIGARSGTSIRAADAGYVASACYQGGYGKFITINHNNGLVTRYAHCSSIAVSEGQSVSRGEVIGTVGSTGRSSGPHLHFEVLSGGSFQNPLNYLP from the coding sequence ATGTTGAATTTATTGCAGCAACACCGCCGCTACACGCCCTTGGGACTGATTTTAGGTGGACTTATTTTCCTTTTTGTGATGTCCTCACTGGGAGTACAGATGCCAGCTTATTCAGTCTTTATTGACCAGCAGGAAAAGTTCCAAACCGATGACCCCGAGGCGGTTAATCTGGCGCTACAACGCATAATAGCTCAGGAAAGAAAACGATGCCAGCAGGACATAGACCTGGTTAACCAGGTGGAAATAGAAAAGGTTTTTGCCAAGCGGGAGAATATTATTCCGGCGGAAGAAGTGGAAAAAGAGCTTCGCAAAAACCTGCAATTTGAATCCCTGGCCACCTCCATTGTGGTAGATGGAAAGGCCGTAGCTTCAGTTAAAAGTCGGGAACTGGCGGAAAAAATATTGAACAATTTAAAAAGAGAATATTCCTGGCTGGATGAGGGGGAAGAACTGTTGGAAGTTACCTTTGCGGAAAAGGTAGAATTGCGAGATACCAAAGTGCCTTCCCAGGAGATAATTGAACCCCCACAGGCTTATCAATTGATTAAGATTGGCACTAATAATCCGGAGAAATACCTGGTTAAAGAGGGGGATTCCCTCTGGCTGATAGCCCGGCGCAATGATATGTATGTGAATGATATTGTAGTGGCCAACAACCTGAATTCCGACAAGCTATCTTTGGGACAGGAATTACTGCTGGTTAAAAGCAAGCCCTATATAACGGTAATGACTCAGGTTAAAGGGGAAAGAGTGGAAGCCATTCCTTTCCAGACCAAGGTGGTAGTGGATACCTCAGCCGGTACTTCGGTGCGGGTCAAACAGGAGGGGAAAAATGGGGAGAAACAAGTGGTTTACCAGGCCACCAAGCTCAATGGCGTACTTCAAGAAAAAGATGTAAAAAACGAGAAGATTTTGCGGGAAGCAGTGGATAAGATAATCGTCAAAGGCAACCGAGTAGTGAGAATCGCTTCCCGTTCCGGCTCAGGAAACCTGGAATGGCCTACCTATGGCCCTATTACCCAGTATTATAAAGGAAAAGGCCATACGGGATTAGATATAGGAGCTCGCAGTGGGACCAGTATAAGAGCCGCGGATGCCGGTTATGTCGCTTCGGCCTGCTATCAAGGAGGATATGGTAAATTCATTACCATCAACCACAATAATGGTCTGGTTACTCGTTACGCACATTGTTCCAGTATAGCAGTATCTGAAGGACAGAGTGTTTCCCGGGGAGAAGTGATTGGCACCGTGGGTTCCACCGGCAGGAGTTCCGGTCCCCACCTGCATTTTGAAGTATTGTCCGGCGGGTCTTTTCAAAATCCGTTAAACTACTTGCCTTAA
- the scfB gene encoding thioether cross-link-forming SCIFF peptide maturase: protein MPGNGRWHGGGKRLRGLREYDFAAGIHLYRYKEQNILLDVNTGAIHLLDELAYHLVEKLAVLQGDGERALAELEAEFPAEEIAEAAQEIEDAWRNGSLFSEFAVPVVELSRLSVKALCLNMAHSCNMKCSYCFASQGNFGLRPALMSLETAKAALDFLLEQSGERQNLEVDFFGGEPLLVFPVIKDLVAYARERERKTGKRFSFTLTTNCLLLDEEVQEFVIDHKIGVIMSLDGRKETHDRHRLLNNGQGSYELVLPKIREMLAKEPISYYVRGTFTRDNLDFSEDLRHMLELGFTCVSLEPAVGADNPLAISRDDLPRVLKEYDRLTDILLEYRESGQSIHFFHYNLDLQKGPCLAKRVTGCGAGIEYLVVTPEGDLYPCHQFVGEARFYMGNVENGEIDYAVRRVFEENQLVNKECRNCWARYFCGGGCHAGAYFQGDISKPHAVSCTMHKKRIEGAIYLDLLKHLPPR from the coding sequence ATGCCCGGAAACGGGAGATGGCATGGGGGAGGAAAACGCTTGCGGGGTTTGAGGGAATATGATTTTGCGGCGGGTATTCATTTGTACCGCTATAAAGAACAGAATATTCTGTTGGATGTAAACACGGGGGCTATTCACTTGCTGGATGAGCTGGCCTATCACTTGGTGGAAAAACTGGCCGTTCTTCAGGGTGATGGGGAGAGGGCTTTAGCCGAACTGGAAGCGGAGTTTCCGGCAGAAGAGATTGCTGAGGCTGCCCAGGAAATTGAAGATGCCTGGAGAAACGGCAGCCTGTTCAGTGAATTTGCTGTTCCCGTAGTGGAGCTTTCCCGGTTATCCGTTAAAGCTTTATGTCTTAATATGGCTCACTCCTGTAATATGAAGTGCAGCTATTGTTTTGCCAGCCAGGGTAATTTTGGCTTGCGACCAGCATTGATGTCGCTGGAGACGGCCAAAGCAGCCCTGGATTTTTTATTGGAGCAAAGCGGGGAAAGACAAAACCTGGAGGTAGACTTTTTCGGCGGTGAGCCTTTACTGGTTTTTCCGGTTATAAAGGATTTGGTGGCCTATGCCCGGGAAAGGGAACGAAAAACCGGTAAAAGATTTAGTTTTACCCTGACCACCAACTGTCTTTTGCTTGATGAAGAGGTGCAGGAATTTGTCATTGACCATAAAATCGGGGTAATAATGAGCCTGGATGGCCGGAAAGAAACCCACGACCGGCACCGGCTTCTTAATAACGGACAGGGGAGCTATGAGCTGGTTTTACCTAAAATACGAGAAATGCTGGCCAAAGAACCAATCAGCTATTATGTACGGGGTACCTTCACCCGGGATAACCTGGATTTTAGCGAGGATTTGCGCCATATGCTGGAACTGGGTTTTACCTGTGTTTCGCTGGAACCGGCGGTGGGAGCGGACAACCCTCTGGCTATTAGCCGTGACGATTTGCCCCGGGTACTAAAGGAGTACGACCGCCTGACCGATATCTTGCTGGAATACCGGGAATCAGGGCAGAGTATTCATTTTTTCCATTACAACCTGGACCTGCAGAAAGGCCCTTGCCTGGCTAAACGAGTTACCGGTTGCGGTGCAGGAATAGAGTATCTGGTGGTAACCCCGGAAGGGGATCTCTATCCCTGTCATCAATTTGTGGGGGAAGCCCGGTTTTACATGGGTAATGTAGAAAATGGTGAAATAGACTACGCCGTTCGCCGCGTTTTCGAAGAAAACCAGCTGGTTAACAAAGAGTGTCGAAATTGCTGGGCTCGGTATTTCTGTGGAGGTGGCTGCCATGCCGGAGCCTACTTCCAGGGAGATATAAGTAAACCGCATGCAGTTAGCTGTACTATGCATAAAAAAAGAATCGAAGGAGCTATTTATCTAGACCTGCTTAAGCATTTGCCCCCACGATAA
- the scfA gene encoding six-cysteine ranthipeptide SCIFF gives MKKHLVTVVKPVLFRDGQETNCRECATSCQSACKTSCTVGNQHCKKH, from the coding sequence ATGAAGAAGCATCTGGTGACGGTGGTAAAGCCGGTTTTATTCCGGGATGGGCAGGAAACAAATTGCCGCGAATGTGCTACTTCCTGCCAGTCGGCCTGTAAGACATCTTGTACAGTAGGTAATCAGCATTGTAAGAAACACTAG